The Aspergillus nidulans FGSC A4 chromosome VII nucleotide sequence GACATTTCAATCTGCTCTGCGGCTACAACTCACCTTACCCCTCTCACAAAAATCAATCAGATATGCTTCGCTCAATTCAGCTATCGGGCGCGGGATTCGCAGGTCGCAGGGTGTAGAAGATTCTGGGACTTCGCCCAACGATCGCGGTCGTTCTCGGGCTGAAAAGCCGACATACACATCGCGGAATGATCGCAATAGAAAAGTGCACCGGCAAGCGCTTCCCGAAATGGGgttcgatgaagatgaatTCATTAGGTCCGGAAACTTTCGTGCATTGCCTCCTGAACATCAACGATTCAAAAACGCGCACGACTTACGCGGTAATAAGGAATCTAATGCTGCGAGCAGACGTCGCTTACCGCAAAACATGCGTGACAGTCATGAATCTCGATCGGCAAAGAGCGGCCGCTCTTCACAATATGTTCCAACgcctgaagatgaagaaaagcgACGCTCACGTCGGATAGAACACCATAAGCCTACAGAAGAAAACCCTGAACGAGTGAAGCAGCATGTCTGGGTCCCACCCACAATTCCCTACACCACTTCGGCATCCGAATTTATCTATGGTACGACAGCCGTCGAAGCTGCGTTGCGTTGTTGCAAGCGCCAGCTATACAAACTCTATCTTTACCAGAcagccggagaagaagagttgAGCGCTGACAAGAGGGTGTTGCGGAAACTTGCTCTGTCCAAGAACGTCAAAGTCAAGTTGGCCTTCGGTGAATGGAACCGACTGCTTGATAAAATGAGCGCAGGAAGACCCCATAACGGGTGTGTCCTCGAAGTATCGCCCCTTCCCCGAACGCCCATCCAAGCACTCAGGCCTGTCCAATTGGGTGACGGCGAATTCAAAGTGGAACTCGCACCGCAAACGCGAGAGGAAGCGAAGGTGAACGGGACGAATGACTGCATAAAAATCAACAATTCATACACCCAACAGCAGATAAGATACCCAGTCGTCGTGCTACTCGAAGGTGTCGTTGATACGGGAAACCTAGGGTCCATTATCCGCTCCGCCTATTACCTCGGGGTTGACGCCATTGTCTTTGCCGGCCGACACTCGGCGCCACTGTCGCCCGTCACGATCAAGGCCTCCGCCGGCGCCGCCGAGAACATGACTCTTCTTGACGTCCAGAACGAAGTAGACTTCATCAAGCGGTCCCAAGCCAACGGCTGGCGATTTTACGCTGCAGATGTTCCTAAGACAGGTGCTACTTACCTTGAACCTGGCGCGCTACAACCTCCTGGCTCGGCGGTAGCGAATGAAGGACACCCCGACGCCCTCATCGGACAGTCGCCCAGCGTAATTATGATGGGCTACGAAGGATCTGGTCTTAGCAACCACATCAAGGGCCGTGCCGATTCCATTGTCAGCATCCCTGGTGCCAGACTCCTTCCCGGCGTAGGAGCTGCCTCTGACCCGGCTCGAGTTGATAGTCTCAATGTAAGCGTTGCCGCGGCGCTTCTTATGGAAACCTTCCTGCGCGTCCCGCTAGGAGTGAGCCCGGTACGTAGCGACTGAGAGTAAAAGAGGGACGACTAGCATTGGATTATGTATGTCCAGTAACATCATGTACTATTACTATTTATGAGCGTATATTTATAGACGTCATCGTCAATAGGGCGGGGCCTTTTTATCAGGATGGCTCCATGTCTTGCATTCTGTCGCTACTCCTGCGCAACAAAGCCCTGATCCTAGACCGACAGTCTGATAACGGCAGCATTAGGTACCGTTGCAGGATAACCGTCCTTATACCCATCGGCCCTAGTTCCTATGAGGCCACCTTCTGTCATCCTTCGACTACGCTATTGCAATCCGTACTTCCCAAGAGTAGCCTCCAGCTGCGGCCCAGCTGCATGCAAAAGTACCTTACAGTGTAAGAAAGCCAAAACGCAAAACGCAACCTTTGACTGACTCAATCCAGGAACCCACACCCCGTACAGGAGTAGCCACCTGTCAAAGGGGCTACCTATTAGGGCCTATATTTATTTGCTCATCGAGGCCTTGCATACACATACTTCGTAAAAAGTACGTACGTTACAGCGCTGCAGAGCAGTGATTGATTGCATAAGGCAATAACGCTCTCTGCCCATATGAATAAAATGGGCCTTCCGCTGAGGGGAATTGTTTGAATTAGTCCACGCTGTAGGATAGTTATCCTGGGCGGCTGGTCATTGATGGCTAAGTGTGGAAAAGGGTCTCGGCAGGTGTCAAGTTGTTCTAACCGACATCTCAGCATCCCTCATTCAAGACTTCGTCGCGTTTCGCGGGTAGTCGAATATGAATATCTATTGTACATAGGTAACTTTTTCCCCCATTAGAGGATCCTCGGTGACTCTAGCGACGACATTGATTCGCGACCACCTCCGCCTACGGTGCCCCTCAGAGTATGCTAAAGACCATCTGTTCGTGTATTTGATATGTCCAGAATTTTCTTTGTTTTGTGCCTTTGCCGACTTGAAAATTATTCACCGGGCGGGGAAACATAGGCTTGCTCCGTGCTTAATACCCTGGTAACTAGAGTTTGGAACGACCCGAGCGCCAGAATAAGCATAACGGGAGCGTAAATAAGCGCCTTTTCAACTTTGGTTCGGCTGGGGATGCTCGCAGATCGCTACAACTGGTCGTGGCCTGTCATAAATCTGATCCCAGGAGTCGGCTTTGTTTGTCAGGGGCTTCAGGGCTCCGAGTTCGGGCATGCCTGTCAGTCCTGCTGATAATGGAGAGGTGAGGCAACCGCTAGTCCCGCAAACAATTCATCGTGCATTTCTTTGACCCGCACACTCTTCCACCTGCAGCCGAAGAGTCTTCCTGTATGTTCTAAACGGTTGGGCTTTGGTCAATTTTAGGTGTAAAGGGTTTCAAAAATATGTGTGCCAGCGATTACTTGCGATGGTATGTTTACTCGGGTTGTATTTTCCCGAATGACGTCTTTCAGCCCTGGTGTTGCACCGGCCGACAGCTGTTGCGGGCGCCGTGAGGACTTGATTCTACTGAAGAACCCACACAGCTGTCGGACTGGCCCAAATTAGCTTGATCCTGACAGGAGTGGGCTGCGCTGTGTTCTCCTTATGAGCCACGCTGAAAGCTGTCCATTAACAAATGCTTCTCTGAgatcttcgccgtcttctcctttcgtTTTTTTCTTGCGCCTTGCTGAAATCTCGAATCATCGCTCCACGTATAATTCAGACTCGGCACTCAGGACACTCTCCATCGCAATCAGCCTACTCTGTGCAAGTCATGATCGCAAGCCGCGGCATGGTATCTGCAATCATGGCAGACCTTTGCAGAGACAAATTCAACCATCAATATTGCAATTG carries:
- a CDS encoding TrmH family RNA methyltransferase (transcript_id=CADANIAT00008617) — translated: MSLRPPLRTFQSALRLQLTLPLSQKSIRYASLNSAIGRGIRRSQGVEDSGTSPNDRGRSRAEKPTYTSRNDRNRKVHRQALPEMGFDEDEFIRSGNFRALPPEHQRFKNAHDLRGNKESNAASRRRLPQNMRDSHESRSAKSGRSSQYVPTPEDEEKRRSRRIEHHKPTEENPERVKQHVWVPPTIPYTTSASEFIYGTTAVEAALRCCKRQLYKLYLYQTAGEEELSADKRVLRKLALSKNVKVKLAFGEWNRLLDKMSAGRPHNGCVLEVSPLPRTPIQALRPVQLGDGEFKVELAPQTREEAKVNGTNDCIKINNSYTQQQIRYPVVVLLEGVVDTGNLGSIIRSAYYLGVDAIVFAGRHSAPLSPVTIKASAGAAENMTLLDVQNEVDFIKRSQANGWRFYAADVPKTGATYLEPGALQPPGSAVANEGHPDALIGQSPSVIMMGYEGSGLSNHIKGRADSIVSIPGARLLPGVGAASDPARVDSLNVSVAAALLMETFLRVPLGVSPRIFIDVIVNRAGPFYQDGSMSCILSLLLRNKALILDRQSDNGSIRYRCRITVLIPIGPSSYEATFCHPSTTLLQSVLPKSSLQLRPSCMQKYLTVTYVTALQSSD